The Primulina tabacum isolate GXHZ01 chromosome 16, ASM2559414v2, whole genome shotgun sequence genome window below encodes:
- the LOC142529589 gene encoding uncharacterized protein LOC142529589 encodes MGDDKPRGTASGAKWDNPNHQLYLHHSDQPGAILVPQSLVEDNYSTWKQSMTMALTVKNKIGLIDGSINEPSERNSDEHQQWNRCNNLVKTWLLGSMSKDIAGSVINCKNARQIWLELQERFSQVNVVELFNIENEIHNCVQGSMSVGSYFTKLKGLWDEREAICTFPICTCGSIKEVAVYLETQKTMKFLTGLNESYAGVRSNTLLLDPLPTVNKAYSPVLRHEKQAEATTGKSQDQPEAAVFAIKNPNRKTEDEQKCTKCNKTNHTTKNCRAHLKCNFCGWRGHTVEFCRKKKAATEVNSTISKGNQAAYLTEKKETSFPFTSEECRQILEMLRSKNPSANHVSNYSTHDELSGPTLGEDDWDGN; translated from the exons ATGGGAGACGATAAACCAAGAGGCACGGCTTCAGGAGCAAAATGGGACAATCCCAACCATCAACTTTATCTTCATCATTCAGATCAACCTGGCGCCATTCTTGTGCCACAGTCTTTGGTCGAAGACAATTACAGCACATGGAAACAGTCCATGACCATGGCCTTGACAGTCAAAAACAAGATTGGACTCATAGATGGTTCAATCAATGAGCCAAGTGAAAGAAATTCAGACGAGCATCAACAATGGAATCGCTGCAACAATTTGGTAAAGACTTGGCTGCTGGGATCTATGTCTAAAGACATTGCTGGTAGTGTAATCAATTGCAAAAACGCTAGACAGATATGGCTGGAATTGCAGGAGAGGTTCTCACAAGTGAACGTGGTTGAGCTATTCAACATTGAAAACGAAATTCATAATTGTGTGCAAGGCAGCATGTCTGTGGGATCTTATTTTACCAAACTGAAGGGACTATGGGATGAGCGTGAAGCAATCTGTACTTTTCCTATATGCACTTGTGGATCAATCAAAGAGGTGGCTGTATATTTGGAAACACAGAAAACCATGAAATTTCTCACGGGTCTCAATGAATCATATGCAGGTGTTCGGAGTAATACCTTATTACTAGATCCATTACCCACGGTGAATAAAGCATACTCCCCAGTGCTCCGCCATGAGAAACAAGCAGAAGCGACAACCGGAAAGAGTCAAGACCAACCAGAAGCTGCTGTCTTTGCCATAAAGAATCCAAATCGCAAGACTGAAGATGAGCAAAAGTGCACAAAGTGCAACAAGACAAATCACACCACCAAAAATTGTCGTGCACATCTCAAATGCAATTTTTGCGGATGGAGAGGACACACAGTAGAATTTTGTCGCAAAAAGAAAGCAGCAACTGAGGTTAATTCAACAATTTCGAAGGGAAATCAGGCTGCATATCTAACTGAAAAGAAAGAGACGAGCTTTCCGTTCACATCTGAAGAGTGCAGACAAATACTAGAAATGTTGAGATCCAAAAacccctctgcaaatcatgttAGTAATTACTCAACTCATGATGAACTTTCAG GACCTACGCTCGGGGAAGACGATTGGGACGGGAATTGA